One window of the Paraburkholderia sp. PGU19 genome contains the following:
- the ffh gene encoding signal recognition particle protein produces the protein MLDNLTQRMARVVKTLRGEARLTEANTQEMLREVRLALLEADVALPVVRDFIAKVKEKALGEEVIASLSPGQALVGVVQRELTAVIGGDYEGKAAELDLAVTPPAIILMAGLQGAGKTTTVGKLAKLLREKYKKKVLTVSCDVYRPAAIAQLKTVTEQVGADFFPSQPDQKPVDIARAAVDWAKRHYHDVLLVDTAGRLGIDEAMMNEITALHKELNPAETLFVVDAMLGQDAVNTAKAFNDALPLTGVVLTKLDGDSRGGAALSVRHVTGKPIKFVGVAEKLDGLEIFYPDRMANRILGMGDILALVEEAQRGVDVQAAQKLADKVKKGGDFDLNDFRAQLSQMKKMGGLSSLMDKLPAQFQQAASNADMGQAEKQMRRMEGIINSMTAQERAKPDLIKATRKRRIAAGAGVQVQEVNRLLNQYDQMRTMMKKLKGGNLQKMMRGMKGMLPGMR, from the coding sequence ATGCTCGACAACCTCACTCAACGGATGGCGCGCGTCGTCAAGACGCTGCGCGGCGAAGCCCGGCTCACCGAGGCGAATACCCAGGAGATGCTGCGCGAAGTGCGCCTCGCACTCCTCGAAGCGGACGTGGCGCTGCCCGTCGTGCGCGACTTCATCGCGAAGGTGAAGGAGAAGGCGCTCGGCGAGGAAGTGATCGCCAGCCTGTCGCCGGGTCAGGCGCTGGTCGGCGTCGTGCAGCGCGAGCTGACGGCCGTGATCGGCGGCGACTACGAAGGCAAGGCCGCCGAACTGGATCTCGCCGTCACGCCGCCCGCCATTATCCTGATGGCCGGCCTGCAGGGCGCCGGTAAAACCACCACGGTCGGCAAGCTCGCGAAGCTGCTGCGCGAGAAGTACAAGAAGAAAGTGCTGACGGTGTCGTGCGACGTGTATCGCCCCGCCGCTATCGCGCAGTTGAAGACGGTGACCGAACAGGTCGGCGCCGATTTCTTCCCGTCGCAACCGGACCAGAAGCCCGTCGATATCGCGCGTGCCGCCGTCGACTGGGCGAAGCGCCACTATCACGACGTTCTGCTCGTCGACACGGCCGGCCGTCTCGGCATCGACGAAGCGATGATGAACGAGATCACCGCGCTGCATAAGGAACTGAATCCGGCCGAAACGCTGTTCGTCGTCGACGCCATGCTCGGTCAGGATGCCGTGAACACCGCGAAGGCGTTCAACGACGCGCTGCCGCTCACGGGTGTCGTGCTGACCAAGCTCGACGGCGACTCGCGCGGTGGCGCGGCGCTGTCCGTGCGTCACGTGACGGGCAAGCCGATCAAGTTCGTCGGCGTCGCGGAAAAGCTCGACGGCCTCGAAATCTTCTACCCGGATCGCATGGCGAACCGGATTCTCGGCATGGGCGACATTCTCGCGCTCGTCGAGGAAGCACAGCGCGGCGTCGATGTGCAGGCCGCGCAGAAGCTCGCCGACAAGGTCAAGAAAGGCGGCGATTTCGATCTGAACGATTTTCGCGCGCAGCTTTCGCAGATGAAGAAGATGGGCGGTCTGTCGTCGCTGATGGACAAGCTGCCCGCGCAGTTCCAGCAGGCCGCGTCGAATGCCGACATGGGCCAGGCCGAAAAGCAGATGCGCCGCATGGAAGGCATCATCAACTCGATGACCGCGCAGGAGCGCGCCAAGCCCGATCTGATCAAGGCGACGCGCAAGCGCCGCATCGCCGCGGGTGCGGGCGTGCAGGTGCAGGAAGTCAACCGCTTGCTGAATCAGTACGACCAGATGCGCACCATGATGAAAAAGCTCAAGGGCGGCAATCTGCAGAAGATGATGCGCGGCATGAAGGGCATGTTGCCGGGCATGCGCTGA
- a CDS encoding hypoxanthine-guanine phosphoribosyltransferase, producing the protein MNREEALHIFSHSEEIVSASDVNASISHMADAIRAEMAEDFPLVLSVMGGAAVFTGMLLPHLDFPLEFDYIHLTRYRNAIKGSAEMQWRVAPSGSVKDRVVLVLDDILDEGETMAAIRDRIMDMGAKRFMSAVLCEKILQKAKPLHPDFCGFEVPDRYVFGCGMDAKGYWRNLPTIRALTEGA; encoded by the coding sequence ATGAATCGCGAAGAAGCTCTCCACATTTTCAGTCACTCCGAAGAAATCGTTTCGGCCAGCGACGTCAACGCCTCCATCAGCCACATGGCCGACGCGATCCGCGCCGAAATGGCCGAAGACTTTCCGCTCGTGCTGTCGGTGATGGGCGGCGCGGCGGTGTTCACAGGCATGTTGCTGCCGCACCTCGATTTCCCGCTCGAATTCGACTACATCCACCTCACCCGCTATCGCAACGCGATCAAGGGCAGCGCCGAGATGCAATGGCGCGTCGCACCTTCGGGTTCGGTGAAGGACCGCGTCGTGCTCGTGCTCGACGACATCCTCGATGAAGGCGAGACGATGGCCGCGATCCGCGACCGCATCATGGATATGGGCGCCAAGCGCTTCATGAGCGCGGTGTTGTGCGAGAAGATCCTTCAGAAGGCGAAGCCGCTGCACCCGGATTTCTGCGGTTTCGAAGTGCCGGACCGCTATGTGTTCGGCTGCGGGATGGATGCGAAGGGCTACTGGCGCAATCTGCCGACAATCCGCGCGCTGACGGAAGGCGCCTGA
- a CDS encoding MarC family protein, which yields MEYNFLSATILLILITDPLGNIPLFINCLRGVAPHRRIRVILREVAIAFVILLVFMLVGDRFLRMMSLTDLSLRIGGGIVLFLIALRMIFPHPDGPFGADTRAAEPMIVPLAIPALAGPSALATVMLLTSQAPNKMLEWMAALTVTMIVCAIVLVLAERIQQWLGERTVMAFERLMGLVLVAISVEMMLGGIRTFVHQLDK from the coding sequence CTGTCCGCGACCATCCTGCTGATTCTCATCACTGATCCACTCGGCAACATCCCGCTCTTCATCAACTGCCTGCGGGGTGTTGCGCCTCACCGGCGCATCCGCGTGATTCTGCGCGAAGTCGCCATCGCGTTCGTGATCCTGCTGGTCTTCATGCTCGTCGGCGACCGCTTTCTTCGGATGATGAGCCTGACGGATCTGTCTTTGCGCATCGGCGGCGGGATCGTGCTGTTCCTGATCGCGCTGCGGATGATCTTTCCGCATCCCGACGGCCCGTTTGGCGCGGACACGCGCGCCGCCGAGCCGATGATCGTGCCGCTCGCGATTCCCGCGCTCGCCGGTCCGTCGGCGCTGGCGACGGTGATGCTGCTGACGTCGCAGGCGCCGAACAAGATGCTGGAGTGGATGGCGGCGCTGACGGTGACGATGATCGTCTGCGCGATCGTGCTGGTGCTCGCGGAGCGCATTCAGCAATGGCTCGGCGAGCGCACGGTGATGGCGTTCGAGCGGTTGATGGGTCTCGTGCTCGTCGCGATTTCAGTGGAGATGATGCTCGGCGGTATCCGCACTTTCGTGCATCAGCTCGACAAATAG